The sequence AGACACCCTTCTAGCTGACGAGAAATTAAGAAAAAGAATGGGAAAATATGCCAGGAATACGGCTACAAAATATAACTGGAAGAAAATATCTATGCAAATGATGAGCGTTTTTGAAAAAGTAATAAATGAAAAAAGGTGACAAAGGCTTTCAACCATTTGTCTTCTTCTTAATTAAATCTAGACATACCTCCTCGTATCTTTTCATAAATAAATCCCAGTTGAATCTTTTGTAGCAAAACTCTTTTCCCTCCCTTCCCATCTTCTTTGCCATCTCACTGTTGGTAGCAAGCAGTTCCATTTTTCTGCTCATTTCTTCTTCATTTTCAACTAGAAAACCAGTCTTTCCGTCGATTATGGTTTCTGTTGGTCCACCTTCCTTTACGGCGATGCAAGGTTTAAGAGAAGCTGCGCTCTCTACTGGAATAAGTCCAAAATCCTCATTTAGCGGGGTATAGAGAGTTGCCGTACAGTTTGCATACAACTCATAAATCTCACTGTCTTCGACATTTAGCTTTATCTCTCCCGCGTTGCCTAAGAGGTTTTTGATTTTCTCGTAGTATCTGACATGCTCTTCTCTGTTTTGCAGAAGCGAGCCGGCAATTATTAACCTCCATTCAGGATGCTTTTCCCTAAATTTGAGAAATGCCTTAATTGCAAATTCATATCTTTTTTCAGGGGTAATCCTTGAAGGATAAAGAAAGTATGGTTCAAAGTTCTTACAACTGTATCTTTCAAATTGTACGCCAGAGTACAAAACTTCACTATCCCTATGAAGATACTTTCTAATTCTTTCCTTTACAGCTTTACTATTTGCAAACACGTGCTCTATTTTAGGAACAATCGAAGATTCGACCGACCTAAAAACAGCAGCGCTTCCTGCAAAAAGCATTTTTTGCCATATATCCCGTTGTCTCATCCTCCATTCATACAAATCGTAAATTTCTCGTGCAGGGGAGTGACAATACCAGACCATTGGAAAGTTATGTCTTCGTCCCCATTCGGAAGGAGAACTCGAAGCTCCAAAAACGTCAAATTCTCCTTTTTTTAATTTTAAATTGTAAAAGGTAACCCCCGAAGAAAAACCGTCATACAACCTTTTTGGGAGTACCTTGCTCCACAGAGGCCTCTTACCTTTAAGAGGCCTTATATCTACTTTTTCGAGTTCTGGAAAGGTAGATTCTCGGTTATATGAAATACAAAAGATAGTGGCATCAAATCTCTCAGCAATCCTCAACATGCATTTTTCAGCACCACCTTTAACTTCAAAAAAAGGGTGAAAGATTGCCAATGAAAACTTTTTAACAGCCATCTAAAAAACCTCATTCTCTAATTGCGGCCAGTAATTTTTTTTGCAGCTTCAAGTAGGCTACTTGCTTCCATATGGGGTTTTATCTTGTATGCTCCGTCCCTTCCTCCAAGACCTGTCCTAACAAGCACAGTGATGCATCCGGCATCGCGCCCCATCTTTATATCCTTGGTGCTATCGCCTATAACATATGAATGTTTCAAGTCGATGTCAAATTCTCGCGCAGCATCTAAAATAAAGTG is a genomic window of Candidatus Anstonellales archaeon containing:
- a CDS encoding glycosyltransferase family 4 protein is translated as MAVKKFSLAIFHPFFEVKGGAEKCMLRIAERFDATIFCISYNRESTFPELEKVDIRPLKGKRPLWSKVLPKRLYDGFSSGVTFYNLKLKKGEFDVFGASSSPSEWGRRHNFPMVWYCHSPAREIYDLYEWRMRQRDIWQKMLFAGSAAVFRSVESSIVPKIEHVFANSKAVKERIRKYLHRDSEVLYSGVQFERYSCKNFEPYFLYPSRITPEKRYEFAIKAFLKFREKHPEWRLIIAGSLLQNREEHVRYYEKIKNLLGNAGEIKLNVEDSEIYELYANCTATLYTPLNEDFGLIPVESAASLKPCIAVKEGGPTETIIDGKTGFLVENEEEMSRKMELLATNSEMAKKMGREGKEFCYKRFNWDLFMKRYEEVCLDLIKKKTNG